In Cardiocondyla obscurior isolate alpha-2009 linkage group LG07, Cobs3.1, whole genome shotgun sequence, the DNA window GTTTACACCATTAATTTGTATTGGCGCATCCGATTCATGCCAAAGTAGTGGTTCGAGCATGCGATTTGGTGAAAATCCTAACAATGATCCTATGTTGTTTGGTttagtgaaatttatttgGTAATCACATCTAATTTCACTTttcattgtattattattagctcGAATAACCAAAGGGTAATCACTCACACTGGCATGCGCGatcgttttctctttcgcagCATCGTTGATATGATGCTGTTCTAGCGCATTTTTCAAGTACACTGCGATATCACGTAGCTCATATGACCCATCGGGAATTACAATCTCTTTAtcattatcgaaataaaacttattatttgGTAAGTTTACATTTGGAATTGTataatacgtttcaaaatctGCCAGCCCAAGTTCATATTCAccattatttaaatcaacagCTGGAAAGTAGCTCACCGCGAGGCTACTACTTTTACCTGATAACGTGAACGTCAACGACATGTTTGATACTGAGTTTACATGGTATGatgtttatctttaaattgtatttctaCCGTTCGCAGAAATTGTATACATAATTGTCCACAGTTTTTCTGATTATAGCGTTGATATGACGAATGATTGTATTCAATTTGTGTTGCATTATTTCCCAGATACCGCTCGAGTTCTCGCGGTGGTCGAAGATTACCAAAGCtatcaaaatatattgcgCGATCTCCTCTCTTTGCATATGCTACCCAGTGGGTGCCAAGTCCTCCAACGTTATCTAAATTCACAATACCGCTTTCGTTTCGATATACTCCCCCAACTGGTAAGGCGTTACGCATAAAAACACCtctaaaatatggaatgcgcATATGTTTCGCTATCTGCTTTAACTGTAAATCGGTGGTGGCGCCTTtgggaatttttaattccgcatcggcgttttttttttccttttttatttttctttttaattccacCACCGCGTTTGTATGGACTGAGATAAACTCCACGGCCCTCCATAGCATGATTGCgacgttttatttcttcaagttGACGCTGCGCAGCTTTGTTATCATTTACAGCCTTTGTGATTCCTGCGGCACCACCAGCTAGCGAACCAATAACACCCAGTAATGGCAAAAGCGGTAAAACACCGCCACGTTTCGCTACTGGAAGTATTCGTTTCTTCGTCGTTTTCTTCGatgatttctttcttttcgagtGTAAGCCCATACCAAGTTTCGTTTTTGTTTTCATGACTGCTCATACGGTTGTGGCTGCAACTTTTTCCCCGAAACTTGaattttttgctttataaTACGTTGCAGTGCTTTATTGGCAAGAATATTATCGGCCACGTGCCGTTCAGCAAGATCGCCGCTACGCGAATATGCTATATCGTGATCACGACAAGCTGCAtccaataaattaataccgtGATCTCCCCTGGCAAGTCGTTCGTTCAATCGAGTTCCCGGACCACAAAAATGGTAGGCAGGTATGTGTAATTCAAAAGGAAGTGCGTTGATCGCTCTGTTTAATAAACTTTGTTTAGATGTTTTAGACATTCAACAGTTTTATGAACGGGGTGGGgttattaatatacgttttcAATGATATCATTGAAtcgatttttaagtatttgGAAGCTTATTCTACAAAATAGTCGATATGCCGGTAAAAATCATTTGACATGAACAGAAACATCTTCAATACTAAACATTTAATTGGCATACACAGCTATAAATATACCTGTCATAGTAATATTATTCTCATTTAGAAAGTAGAATGCGGTTCATACAGCAAGCGCCACCAATTAAGGTGGTGAATTTCGACGATGAGTTAATAAGTGAGCGTGAAATACGCAGACATGGAAACGTACTACCGAGCTTTATTCGAGCCATCATTTGCGGTCCATCGAATTGTGGTAAAACTAACGTACTGATAAGCCTGCTAGAAAGTCCACATGGCTATGATTTGAAAATGTTTATGTATACTCAAAATCGCTGCAACAGCCGAaatatctgtatttaaaaGAGATATTGACTCCGATAGAAAAAATTggttatttcacattttcaaataacaGTGATGTTCTTCCGCCGAGTGAAGCACTTCCGAATTCCATCTTTATCTTTGATGACATAGCATGCGATAAGCAAGATGTTGTAAGAGAATACTTTGCGATGGGGCGACACGCGAGCGTTGACAGcttttatctttgtcaaacgtatgcgaaaatacCGAAGCATCTCATACGTGATAATACGAATTTATTGGTCCTGTTCAAACAGGATGgtacaaatatgaaacatgTATATAACGATCATGTAAACACTGATATgtcttttgaaaattttaataaattgtgccAATTATGTTGGGAAAAAAAGTATGGATTTGTGGTAATTGACAAGGACAGCGCCATTTCAAATGGTCGATATAGAAAGGAATTTAACGACTTTGCTGTATCTTAATGTAATCAGTCGTTGTTTATACGCCGATTAGACAACTATTGCGCTCAATATGAATACCACTAATAAACTTATCATGAAacaattgtaaagaaaatcgCTCAAACGAGTGatttaattcgcaaaaaaTATCATGCTATGAAAACGGGAAAAATGAACGAGGATATCGTACTGGAGCGGCATTTTAAACCTGTTCAATACTAGAAATCGGCGCAGTCTTTCCGCGAATTAATAATGCCTTTCACCGAAGAAACAAGCGATTTCCACCCTTTTTTTGGCGGCCGCAAGAAACGGAGAATGAGTCGGGATTTCAATAAATGTAAATCTAAATTTGGACGAGCACGATCTATTTACAACGAGACTATTTACAGTAGGTTTTTTTGACATGCGATACGCGACGGATTCGCGTCGTATTCTTTTTGCTGCAAGCGACAGCCTAAGTTGAAAACGAAAGTTCAAACGGATAACAACGCAAGCTACGATTATCTGGATCTTTCGCGAGTACTAGTGCGACTGACGGGACCGTCGATCGATCGGGAGATTCTTCCCGATCGAGAGACCCTCTCCGCTCGCCGGGCCGCCCAGGGTCGGCCGCCAGACCGCTCCGTCTTGACAACAAGATTCTCGCCAAAACCGGAGCGATCCGGCGATAACTCGATCAAGGGCGGCCGAAGCGATCTAAATATTCGCTCGGTGCCGAAGCTCGACAACAAAGCGAGCCACCGCGGATCTCTCGCACAGGTGTACAGAGACGATAAATAAGCGCGTTTAATTTCGTTCCGAACACCCCGCCCGCCTTTCCCGAACGGGGAATCGGCGCGCGAGCAGCTAAGCGAGGCGTTATAGGCAGGAACAAATTAGCATTACATCGTTTTACAAGACAAAATCCAtcaataagaaaagaaaaaataattaaacaactCGATCTCGAGCAAGAGCTCAAATACAATGCCTCAATCCACGAATTTTTCGCTAGCGGGTAATAGTACAAGTTTGTTAACGGGGCGAATTAATTCGTTGGTCGCGGTTCGCACGCGGACGACGCGAATCGGGCCATCGCTACCCGGGATTAGCTCGACGACGCGCGCTAAGGGCCAACGAGTAGGAGGCGTCGCCTCACTCCGGAGCAAACAGAGGCGTCCAACCTGAATTTCCTCAGATTGCTTGGTCCACTTCGGCCGGTGGGCCAACGAGTGCAGGTACTCGCGGGACCAACGGTCCCAGAAATGGTCCTTGATCTGTTGTAAAAGCCGCCAGCGAGACAGGCAACTCGCAGGCTCAGGAGACAGTGACGGCTCCGGGATAGCTAACAAAGGTTCGCCTATCAAGAAATGACCCGGGGTAAGGGCGGTCAAGTCGGCCGGATCATCCGAGAGAGCGGCGAGCGGCCGCGAATTTAAACACGATTCGATTTGCGCGAGGAGAGTTGACATCTCCTCGAAAGTCAACCGATTTTCTCCGATCAATCTCCTCAGATAGTGCTTAGCCGACTTGACCACGGCCTCCCATAACCCCCCGAAGTTCGGCGCCGCGGGGGGGTTAAATCGCCACCGGATTTTATCGCCGGCCACCAGGTGGGCCATACGCTGCGCCTCTCGATGACTCGCGGCAAACAACTGACGGAGTTGCGCATCCGCGCCCACAAAGTTCGTCCCGCAATCGCTATAGATAGTGTGACAAACGCCCCGGCGAGCCATAAGACGCCGTAAAGCGGCCACGACCGCGTCGGCCGAATAGTCGGAGGCTACGTCCAAGTGAACGGCTCGCGAGCTCATGCAGACAAAAATGACGAGAAAACCTTTACTCGCGTGTTGCCCTCGACCCCTCGCGGACCGGAGCCAGACGGGCCCGGCGTAATCTAAACCCGTATGGAGGAAGGGACGCGAAGGGGTGACGCGGGGAGAGGGAAGGTTTCCCATCAGCGGTTGAGGGGACGATGCGCGCCAACGGACGCAAGTCACGCAACGAAATAATACTCTTTTAACTAAGGATCGCCCCCGAGGAACCCAGAATTCTAAACGGAGGGCGCTCAGAGTCAACTGAACGCCCCCGTGCAAGACGCGGCGATGACAGGCCTCTACCACAAGCCGAGTCAAGTGGGAATCGCACGGCAAGATCACCGGGTGCCTGCGATCATACGGAAGAGCGGAGTTCGCCAAGCGGCCGCCCACCCGCAGCAGTCCTCGCTCGTCCTGGAACGGACTGAGCTTATCGAGCCCTCCGCGGGGCGCCACCGGCCGGCCGGACCCCAGCGACGCAAGCTCCTCGGGGAAGTGCGAACGCTGCACGGCTCGCATCCAGCGGAGTCGGGCCTCTTCGAGCTCCTCGGCGGTGAGGAACCTCAGCCGGGCGGGCTCCAAGGTCGTCGGCATTTTTCAAGAGCGCCAGCGAAGGCACCACGCAGTGACTCGGCAGAGTCTCCCCAGATCCGAAAAGCGCGTTAACATCTCGTCCTCGGGGGCTCCCGCGTCGCCGGCACGAGATACGTGAGCATGAGTCCGACGCTCTGGCAGGTCAGACGGCTCCGCGGCGCTTCCCGGTGCGGGCCACTCCTCCGAAGCTCGGCACAGCCAGGAGGGACCGGTCCACCAAAGCCCGTGATCCCGCAGCTCGGCCGGAAGGAGGCCCCTTGAAGCGCAATCCGCCGGATTGTCGCGGCCTGGAATGTGCCTCCAAATTGCATCAGGGACCGACGTCTGGATTTCGCTGACTCTGTTGGCGATGTACGTTTTCCATTGGCTCGGATGACCCTGGATCCAGCCCAGCGTTACTGTGGAGTCTGACCAGAGGACCGGAGGTTCTCTTAAACATAAAACCTCGCGCAAATGGGCGGTAAATTTAGCGAGAAGCGCGGAAGCGCACAGTTCAAGTCGGGGCAGCGTAACGGGCTTCAGGGGCGCGACTTTTGTCTTGGCTGCGAGCAGCCGAACCTTGACCTCGCCGGAGGGGGCCGCGGACCTCAGGTACACGACGGCAGCGAAAGCTCGCTCCGACGCATCAGCAAAACCGTGGAGGACTGACGTTGTCTCGGCCTCCCCGCAGCCCATCCATCGCGACACGCGAATGTCCTCCAGGATCGACATCTCCGAGTGGTACGACCTCCAGCGAAGAGCGTGCGCCTCCGGGAGGGGCGCATCCCAATCGATGCCCAAAAGCCAAGTCGACTGGATCCAAATCTTCGCCAAGGAAGTGGCGGGAGCCAGCCAGCCCAACGGATCGAACATCCGTGCCGCGAGCGACAGCACGGAACGTCGCGAAATAATCTCCAGAGGCAGCCGCGGAGCGGCGAAGGAGAAGCTATCGCGGCACGGGAGCCACCGAAGGCCCAAGGTGAGGTGCCCCTCGGAAGGGAGCCACCAAAGTGGCTCTCGACGTAGCAGGTCCTCGTCGCTGATGCCGTCCAAAATAGCCGGATCGCTGGCCGACCACTTTCGCAGGGGGAATCCGCCCGCCCTGCAGAGTAGCGTAAGCTGCAACCGAATTTCCCGGGCGGCCTCGATGGTCGGCCCCCCGGTGAGGACATCGTCCATGTAGGTGTCCTTGATCAAGGCTGCTGCCGCTAACGGCCAAGCAGTACCGTCGTCGTCAGCCAGCTGCCGAAGAGTGCGAATCGCCAGGAACGGAGCGCAGGAGAGCCCGTACGTCACGGTATTCAGCTGGAATTCGCGAATTTCCGACTCCGAATTGCCCCTCCAAAGGATCCGCTGAAAGTCGCGGTCGCGGGAGTCGACGTCGATCTGGCGGTACATTTTCTCAATGTCCGCCGCCACGGCGAATCGATGACGTCGCCACCGCAGAAGTACATCTGCCAGAGCAGGCAGCAGGTTCGCACCAGTCATGAGAAACTGATTCAAGGATCCAGCAGAAGATCCGAGAGCCGAGCCGTTGAAAACCACCCGCAGCTTCGTGGTAGCGCTAGATTCCCGCAGCACGCCGTGGTGCGGAAGATAACACGGCTGGCTCGTCGCCTCGGCGTCGTCGCACGCGACGGTCATATGCCCCAGGTGCTCGTACTGATGCATAAAGTCGCGGTAAGCTTCTTGAAACTTCGGATCGCGACGAAACTTCCTTTCGGTCTGCTCGAGCATCCGCAATGCCAGCCGCCTGGTACCGGAAAAGTCGGGCAGTGGGAGCCGGAAGGGCAGTCGAACGCGATACCGGCCGTCGGGCGCGCGAGAATGCGTCTCGCGAAAGTGGCGTTCGCACGATTCATCCTCTGCAGACGGGGCCAACCGAGCAGCACCCAGCTCTTCCTGCGCCCAGAAGCCTCTCACCAGGCTCATAAGCTCGTCGTCAATCCGGCATTGAAAGGAGCGCGGGGGGCGGATTCGTGCAGCGAATCGCCCACCTGACCCGACAATATCCAGCCGAGGCTTGTATTTTGAGCAACCGGATGCGACGGGCCACCTTTCTTCAGACCCGGCAGAATAATCGAAGCAAATACCTCCGCGCCGAATAGGAGGTCCACGGCGTCCGCGGCGGCGTACTCGGGATCGGCCAGCTCCAATCCGAGAAGATGAGGCCACGGTCCGACAGGCGAATCCAGCTTCCCGGCGTAAGCCGTCAACCGGGGAAGTACGAAGGCCTTCACGCGCAGAGCAGGGCCGTTCGTGCGTCGGGAGACGGAGATCTGCACGCAGGAATGCGACATCGCTGCCTTGCTGCCACCGATACCGAAGACCGAGACGGCGGCGGGAGCTCGCTCTACTCTCAGCCGCTGCGCGAGCCGCTCCGAAATCATGGAGCACTCGGAGCCCTGGTCGATCAGAGCGCGAACAAGGTGCTGCTTACCGAAGCGATCGGTCACCAAAACCCGCGCGGTTGCCAACAATACGGCGGatactcgcgcgcgcgaaccgcCCGCCGCTTGACTCGTGACGCACGCCTCCTCTACGCGACACACGTCGTGAACGCTCGAATGGTGGCGCGAGCCGCACGCCGCGCAATTCTTTTTCGACTCGCACGCCGAGACTTGGTGCTGCCCGAGGCAATTTAGGCACAGCTTGCGATCGCGGACCACAGCCAGTTTCTCGGCAGGGCTCTTCCTCCGGTACTCCTCGCAGAAAAGAAGGAAGTGATCCCGGGTGCAGAGCGCGCAGCGGCCCGATTTTTTCTCCGGCTTAGCTTCCGTTTTTCGAGCAGCGTGGTTTCGCGTTTGCTTGGCCGCGGCGCCGGCCGGTCGCGATATCGCGCTCTCGTTTTTAGTCACGGCGACTGCCTCCAGCGTGTGGAGACAGCGTTCTAAAAACGTTTCCAGAGTCGCGTACTCCGGCGGCGTGTTGGATTCGTTGATTGTTTGTTCCCACTCACGGCGCGTCTGCGGATCGAGCAAATTGACGGCGAGGTGCACGAACAAATCCTCGCTACTCGAAATAGGCCGGCCAATACTCTCGAGTGAATTTACGGTCGAACGCAGCGTGTGGAATAGCTGGCGGAGATCCTCAGCTGATTCGCGTTTCAGTTTAGGCACGGCTAGAAAGTTGTCGAGATACGCGCGGACGAGATGACGGGGCTTGTCGTAATAGTCCGTGACAAGCTTCCACGACCGTTCAAAGTTCGCGTTCGTCACCGGAACGTGACGGATTAGTAATTCGGCCTCACCCTTCAGAGACGTCTTCAAGAAGTGGAGCCGCTCCACTGGCGACAACGTTTTATCGTGGATGACGACCGAAGAAAACAGGTCCCGGAAAGCTGGCCAATCCTCATACCTTCCGGAGAAGGTCGGCACCTGGATTTGCGTTCGCGCCGCTCGGCATGCTGCTTTAGCCCCTTCCGTCTCCTTTGTTCCCGTCTCCTTCTCCTTGGCCTTGTAGGATCGCAAAAGATCCAAGAAGATTGCTCTCTGGTCTAGGAACGCTTCCTCGGCGGTCGCTAATGTTCCTTGCTTGAGATAGTCGAGATCCTCGTCCTTTTTTATAGAACTGAGGATCTTTTGATGGTTGGCCTCGAATTTTGACCAGTTGCTTTCAAGGCCACTCAGACGCGCCTTCAACAACCCGAGCGTCGTCTTAGCCGCGCCCGCCTTCCGCAGATTGTCGTAGGCCCGACTAATCCGCCCAAGCAGTTCGCCCTGGGCGCGAACGAGACCGTCGAGCTCCAAgctcattctctttctcttttgctAA includes these proteins:
- the LOC139104343 gene encoding uncharacterized protein; its protein translation is MLEQTERKFRRDPKFQEAYRDFMHQYEHLGHMTVACDDAEATSQPCYLPHHGVLRESSATTKLRVVFNGSALGSSAGSLNQFLMTGANLLPALADVLLRWRRHRFAVAADIEKMYRQIDVDSRDRDFQRILWRGNSESEIREFQLNTVTYGLSCAPFLAIRTLRQLADDDGTAWPLAAAALIKDTYMDDVLTGGPTIEAAREIRLQLTLLCRAGGFPLRKWSASDPAILDGISDEDLLRREPLWWLPSEGHLTLGLRWLPCRDSFSFAAPRLPLEIISRRSVLSLAARMFDPLGWLAPATSLAKIWIQSTWLLGIDWDAPLPEAHALRWRSYHSEMSILEDIRVSRWMGCGEAETTSVLHGFADASERAFAAVVYLRSAAPSGEVKVRLLAAKTKVAPLKPVTLPRLELCASALLAKFTAHLREVLCLREPPVLWSDSTVTLGWIQGHPSQWKTYIANRVSEIQTSVPDAIWRHIPGRDNPADCASRGLLPAELRDHGLWWTGPSWLCRASEEWPAPGSAAEPSDLPERRTHAHVSRAGDAGAPEDEMLTRFSDLGRLCRVTAWCLRWRS
- the LOC139104344 gene encoding uncharacterized protein encodes the protein MSLELDGLVRAQGELLGRISRAYDNLRKAGAAKTTLGLLKARLSGLESNWSKFEANHQKILSSIKKDEDLDYLKQGTLATAEEAFLDQRAIFLDLLRSYKAKEKETGTKETEGAKAACRAARTQIQVPTFSGRYEDWPAFRDLFSSVVIHDKTLSPVERLHFLKTSLKGEAELLIRHVPVTNANFERSWKLVTDYYDKPRHLVRAYLDNFLAVPKLKRESAEDLRQLFHTLRSTVNSLESIGRPISSSEDLFVHLAVNLLDPQTRREWEQTINESNTPPEYATLETFLERCLHTLEAVAVTKNESAISRPAGAAAKQTRNHAARKTEAKPEKKSGRCALCTRDHFLLFCEEYRRKSPAEKLAVVRDRKLCLNCLGQHQVSACESKKNCAACGSRHHSSVHDVCRVEEACVTSQAAGGSRARVSAVLLATARVLVTDRFGKQHLVRALIDQGSECSMISERLAQRLRVERAPAAVSVFGIGGSKAAMSHSCVQISVSRRTNGPALRVKAFVLPRLTAYAGKLDSPVGPWPHLLGLELADPEYAAADAVDLLFGAEVFASIILPGLKKGGPSHPVAQNTSLGWILSGQVGDSLHESAPRAPFNAGLTTSL